In Oligoflexus sp., a single window of DNA contains:
- a CDS encoding MFS transporter, with translation MALNLWSRLSASLGLNRRELRSWALYDVANSAFATTIMVAVLPLYFHDSLAKDLPENMRTAYWAYFNSVTMIVVALVSPSLGYIADVFSAKKKFLAVFTVTGVLSSIALAWVQPGQWMLAGLLFVLGCFSFYVGNIFYEALLPHIADEKEIHRVSNSGYAVGYIGGGVLLALNLAWIMAPNTFGLPDTVAGIKLSFISVGLCWLIFSLPLFRHVPEPETSAPGAHKVLKTSFQAVFQLFRTLAQLKKYPDVLMFLLAFWAYSDGIGTIMNMATIYGREVGIGTNDLIKAILVVQFLGVPCSFAFGPITDKIGPKKALMLTLLVYTLISMVGYFMTTTWHFWILAGGVAAVQGASQAISRSVFAQMVPLKHSGEFFGLFSVSSKFAGLFGPLVFGLLAEKTGGSRLSVLFIVLLFIMGMILLSRVDIERGKRRAQT, from the coding sequence ATGGCGTTGAACCTTTGGTCCCGTTTGTCAGCATCACTCGGACTCAACCGACGGGAACTTCGATCATGGGCACTCTACGATGTAGCAAACTCAGCCTTTGCCACCACGATCATGGTCGCCGTCCTGCCCCTTTATTTTCATGATTCATTGGCCAAGGATTTGCCAGAGAATATGCGAACGGCCTATTGGGCTTATTTCAATTCGGTGACGATGATCGTGGTCGCGCTCGTTTCCCCTTCGCTTGGCTATATTGCTGATGTCTTTAGCGCAAAAAAGAAATTCCTCGCGGTCTTCACAGTCACGGGGGTCCTGTCCTCCATCGCTTTGGCCTGGGTCCAGCCCGGGCAGTGGATGCTGGCGGGCTTACTTTTCGTTCTCGGCTGCTTTTCGTTTTACGTCGGCAACATCTTCTACGAAGCGCTGCTGCCGCATATTGCCGATGAGAAGGAGATCCATCGCGTCAGCAACTCCGGTTATGCCGTGGGATACATAGGGGGCGGGGTCTTGCTGGCGCTGAATCTGGCGTGGATCATGGCGCCCAACACGTTCGGGCTTCCTGACACAGTGGCCGGAATCAAGCTTTCCTTCATTTCGGTGGGTCTTTGCTGGCTCATCTTCAGCCTGCCCCTTTTCCGTCACGTCCCGGAACCCGAGACTTCGGCTCCCGGCGCTCACAAGGTTTTGAAAACGTCGTTCCAGGCCGTATTTCAACTGTTCAGGACGCTGGCGCAGCTGAAGAAGTATCCAGATGTCCTGATGTTCCTCCTGGCTTTCTGGGCCTATAGCGATGGCATCGGCACGATCATGAACATGGCGACCATCTATGGCCGCGAGGTGGGCATCGGCACCAATGATCTGATCAAAGCGATTTTGGTCGTGCAGTTCCTGGGAGTGCCCTGTTCATTCGCGTTCGGACCGATCACAGATAAAATCGGGCCGAAAAAAGCCCTGATGCTGACCCTTTTGGTCTACACCCTGATTTCCATGGTCGGCTATTTCATGACAACGACCTGGCATTTTTGGATTTTAGCTGGGGGTGTGGCGGCGGTTCAAGGGGCGAGCCAGGCGATCAGCCGATCGGTGTTCGCCCAGATGGTTCCCCTGAAGCATAGCGGGGAATTCTTCGGTCTTTTCAGCGTTTCCTCGAAATTCGCAGGACTCTTTGGGCCTTTGGTTTTCGGACTTCTGGCTGAAAAGACCGGAGGCAGTCGACTCAGTGTGCTCTTTATCGTGCTGCTTTTTATAATGGGAATGATACTGCTCAGTCGGGTCGATATCGAGCGCGGCAAACGCCGGGCCCAGACTTAA
- a CDS encoding adenylate/guanylate cyclase domain-containing protein: MRTEEYGSFMLRLFIILWIAISSASLGLAVDVQKDLADLKSLVFDAPQMAIQRAEKIEKDLGGVQAGSLWLQVKALQALAMTKLERVDEARAVATQALEQGAWIDDKLTKFSLQLTQIDAGSALGLVEWDQLAPRFDQLLEAIEASGDPTILARALTSYAAAAATSGRPLLATGMMQKVLALLPRLQKDEFYYSILNDLVVTYQNVQEGADLGTILALAEEVRGFLRTELRRFLGAEIMYNLGFAYMSSENIPKALETMEEALRYGEALGNPTVMAYGWLGMGMIQAQAEQYEDAEKNIRRALEEFEKVDNQVRVENALLVLVDILLHESETDEAERLIQRLDAAKAKRLEKFKARLFAKRGQYEKAAQLYYAIWQKNRDDNIRQDADSTQRMLMEFAASRQEMERLELEEKEGLQLLKIEQEQKQQQLKIWILISIALISASLIFDFIRVKRKTSELFHMHRRLREQLLSRFLPPDLAHAVAEGQTVFDEKPREVTATILFASIDSFKPGTRSLPTAQEAEIIHDLMTVLSGAVHAHGGTLDRSGAGRVMALFGAPLRMEAAESAQKALQTLREMQAGLQVLNDKWQTRLQRPLFLKAAVHQGKIIVGSFGCERRSDFTALGLPVQITDALESSAHASQCLISESILPYAQGVEMRDLGPQQVKGLSRPLRVAELTLDLGPMMKANAS; this comes from the coding sequence ATGCGGACCGAAGAATACGGGAGTTTCATGCTGCGACTCTTCATCATTCTTTGGATAGCGATCAGCTCAGCGTCATTGGGCCTGGCTGTTGACGTCCAAAAAGATCTTGCTGACCTGAAAAGTCTGGTCTTCGATGCGCCGCAGATGGCTATTCAGCGGGCCGAGAAGATCGAAAAGGATTTGGGTGGTGTGCAGGCCGGCTCGCTTTGGCTTCAGGTCAAAGCCTTGCAGGCTCTCGCCATGACCAAGCTGGAACGCGTGGATGAAGCGCGGGCGGTGGCGACTCAGGCTTTGGAACAGGGCGCCTGGATCGACGACAAACTCACGAAATTTTCTTTGCAGTTGACTCAGATCGATGCCGGGTCGGCTTTGGGCCTTGTGGAATGGGACCAACTCGCTCCGCGATTCGATCAGTTGCTGGAAGCCATCGAGGCTTCAGGTGATCCCACGATCCTGGCGCGCGCTCTGACGAGTTATGCGGCTGCGGCTGCGACTTCAGGGCGCCCGCTTTTAGCAACCGGCATGATGCAGAAGGTGCTCGCGCTTCTGCCCCGTCTGCAAAAAGATGAGTTCTATTATTCCATCCTGAATGATCTGGTCGTCACCTATCAGAACGTGCAGGAAGGTGCTGACCTGGGAACGATCCTCGCCCTCGCCGAAGAAGTCCGGGGCTTTTTGAGAACCGAGCTGCGACGCTTCCTGGGTGCCGAGATCATGTATAACCTCGGCTTCGCTTACATGAGTTCGGAGAATATCCCAAAGGCTCTGGAAACCATGGAAGAGGCTCTGCGCTATGGGGAAGCCTTGGGCAATCCCACGGTGATGGCTTACGGTTGGCTTGGCATGGGTATGATACAGGCGCAGGCAGAACAGTACGAAGACGCCGAAAAAAATATTCGACGAGCGCTGGAGGAATTTGAAAAAGTCGATAACCAGGTGCGGGTGGAAAATGCCCTTCTCGTTCTGGTCGATATCCTTCTGCATGAATCCGAAACGGATGAAGCCGAGCGCCTGATCCAGCGTCTGGATGCTGCGAAGGCCAAAAGGCTTGAAAAATTCAAGGCGCGACTGTTCGCCAAACGCGGGCAGTATGAGAAAGCGGCTCAACTCTATTACGCGATCTGGCAGAAAAATCGCGACGACAATATTCGTCAAGATGCGGACAGCACCCAGCGCATGCTGATGGAATTCGCCGCCTCGCGCCAGGAAATGGAAAGGCTGGAGCTGGAGGAGAAGGAAGGCCTGCAACTTCTGAAAATCGAGCAGGAACAAAAGCAGCAGCAGCTGAAAATATGGATCCTGATTTCCATAGCCCTTATTTCCGCGTCCCTGATCTTTGATTTCATCCGTGTCAAGCGCAAGACGAGCGAGCTCTTCCATATGCATCGGCGTCTGCGCGAGCAGCTTTTGAGCCGCTTTCTGCCCCCGGACCTTGCGCATGCCGTCGCGGAAGGACAGACCGTTTTCGATGAAAAGCCGCGGGAAGTCACCGCCACCATACTCTTTGCCTCCATCGACAGTTTCAAGCCGGGAACCCGGAGCCTTCCGACAGCCCAGGAAGCCGAGATCATCCATGATCTGATGACTGTTTTGAGTGGAGCCGTGCATGCTCACGGCGGAACACTCGATCGCTCGGGGGCGGGTCGCGTGATGGCCTTGTTCGGAGCGCCGCTTCGCATGGAAGCCGCGGAATCCGCGCAAAAAGCCCTGCAAACCCTGCGCGAGATGCAGGCGGGGCTGCAGGTCCTCAATGACAAATGGCAGACGCGCCTGCAGCGTCCACTTTTTCTTAAAGCCGCTGTGCATCAGGGCAAGATCATAGTGGGAAGTTTCGGCTGTGAACGGCGCAGCGATTTTACCGCTCTGGGTCTGCCTGTTCAGATTACGGATGCTTTGGAATCCAGCGCTCATGCCAGCCAGTGTCTGATTTCGGAATCCATACTGCCCTATGCTCAGGGTGTGGAAATGCGGGACCTCGGTCCTCAGCAGGTGAAGGGTCTATCCAGGCCGCTTCGCGTTGCGGAGTTGACTCTGGACTTAGGCCCCATGATGAAGGCCAATGCCTCGTAA
- a CDS encoding adenylate/guanylate cyclase domain-containing protein codes for MQRIMILLLLLSGLAATGKVHGQSRESIQKELDEATILLRDIPAKAYKLIESISSHPTLRDHPDLYFKTMQLLLEYEGRMKIFTQTERLLEESAALVPKLNDPKAEIDLLLAKAAYAYDDEKIDGIRTSLDRAYDLSLQIGDVESQAIILSEQGNLDRLELNYQAALIHYLQAYELIRTRPKSEGYARVANQLAVFYLEGLTVRYDEGIRLLEELVAFAEASPHPRRQDLQIFVSNLGSAYVKKGLHDKARHSFEKGVRLAYEIEDWTGLAYCQGYIGNVLSKEKKWKEALSYFTKAHAYFERTKNRQMIISGAQKLMSIHLELGQQKEAAEYWKIVQTVNEKSMPLNQRVEHMRLRGRLAALEKRWKDAYEAFEQMNKLEDKLNAQRNADSARYYTALFNIEHKGQENRRLEQKGRVQVMQLENKRKQSEVLSWILISVTVIAMIFAVDFFRVRKRRCKIQNLMDGVQKTLLQRYLPESTVEAVMAGQQKLEDEPNYRMVTVMHCEICDFTRAAELLGPQRMGRILNVFLSEMMSIIGSEGGMIDRFSNGSLLAVFGAPAAQSVEVQAATAARCARRMQDKLQELNRSWQRTDGWVFAMRMGLHQGETLVGSLGAEARKEYTAVGPALDLALSICSRGAPGDMLVSSSLAQHLEPKSLQVMNRLRSGGEGELYSLLRASA; via the coding sequence ATGCAAAGGATCATGATCCTGCTTTTGCTGCTGAGCGGCCTCGCTGCCACGGGCAAGGTGCATGGTCAATCGCGTGAAAGCATTCAAAAGGAGCTGGATGAAGCCACGATCCTTTTAAGGGATATTCCGGCCAAGGCCTATAAATTGATTGAATCCATCAGCAGTCATCCGACCCTCAGGGATCATCCCGATCTTTATTTCAAGACTATGCAGCTGCTCCTGGAATACGAAGGGCGGATGAAGATCTTCACGCAGACCGAAAGGCTTCTTGAAGAAAGCGCTGCGCTCGTGCCAAAGCTCAACGATCCCAAAGCGGAAATCGATCTGCTCCTGGCCAAAGCCGCTTATGCCTATGACGATGAAAAAATCGATGGCATCAGGACTTCGCTTGATCGAGCCTATGATCTGAGTCTTCAGATCGGAGACGTGGAGTCCCAGGCCATCATCCTTTCCGAGCAGGGGAACCTGGATCGTTTGGAGCTGAATTATCAGGCCGCACTGATCCATTACCTTCAGGCCTATGAGCTGATCAGGACCCGGCCCAAATCCGAAGGCTATGCGCGGGTGGCCAATCAGCTGGCCGTCTTTTATCTGGAAGGCTTAACGGTTCGCTATGACGAGGGCATCCGGCTTTTGGAAGAGCTGGTGGCCTTTGCCGAAGCCTCCCCCCATCCCAGGCGCCAGGATCTGCAGATTTTCGTCAGTAACCTCGGTTCGGCCTATGTGAAAAAGGGCCTGCATGATAAAGCGCGGCATAGCTTTGAAAAGGGAGTGCGCCTCGCCTATGAAATTGAGGACTGGACGGGCCTTGCCTATTGCCAGGGTTATATCGGCAATGTCCTGAGCAAGGAAAAAAAGTGGAAGGAAGCCCTATCCTACTTCACCAAGGCGCATGCTTACTTTGAGAGGACCAAAAATCGCCAGATGATCATCAGCGGGGCTCAAAAGCTGATGAGCATTCACCTGGAACTGGGGCAGCAGAAAGAAGCCGCCGAATACTGGAAGATCGTCCAGACCGTGAATGAGAAATCCATGCCGCTGAATCAACGAGTCGAGCATATGCGCCTTCGTGGACGACTCGCTGCGCTTGAAAAACGCTGGAAGGATGCCTACGAGGCATTTGAGCAGATGAATAAGCTGGAAGATAAGCTCAACGCCCAGCGCAATGCCGACAGCGCCCGCTACTACACAGCCCTTTTCAACATCGAGCACAAGGGGCAGGAGAATCGCCGCCTCGAACAGAAGGGCCGCGTTCAGGTCATGCAGCTGGAAAACAAGCGCAAGCAGAGCGAGGTCCTGAGCTGGATCCTGATCTCCGTCACGGTCATCGCCATGATCTTCGCCGTGGATTTTTTCCGGGTTCGCAAACGCCGCTGCAAGATTCAGAATCTTATGGACGGCGTTCAGAAAACCCTTTTGCAGCGCTATCTTCCAGAAAGCACGGTCGAGGCGGTGATGGCCGGTCAGCAAAAGCTGGAGGATGAGCCGAACTATCGAATGGTGACCGTCATGCACTGTGAGATCTGTGATTTCACGCGCGCGGCGGAGCTGCTCGGTCCGCAAAGAATGGGCCGGATTCTGAATGTTTTTCTGAGTGAGATGATGTCTATCATCGGCAGTGAAGGCGGGATGATCGATCGGTTTTCCAATGGATCGCTCCTGGCCGTCTTTGGTGCGCCTGCGGCCCAGTCTGTCGAGGTTCAGGCGGCTACGGCCGCTCGCTGCGCGCGCCGCATGCAGGATAAGCTTCAGGAGCTGAATCGCAGCTGGCAAAGGACGGATGGCTGGGTCTTTGCCATGCGCATGGGACTTCATCAGGGGGAAACCCTGGTCGGCAGTCTGGGGGCGGAAGCGCGAAAAGAATATACGGCTGTAGGTCCGGCTTTGGATCTGGCTCTGAGCATCTGCAGCCGCGGGGCTCCTGGTGATATGCTGGTGTCTTCGTCACTGGCCCAGCATCTGGAACCGAAGAGCCTTCAGGTGATGAATCGTCTGCGATCCGGTGGCGAAGGCGAGCTTTATTCGCTCCTTCGCGCCAGCGCCTGA
- the kdsB gene encoding 3-deoxy-manno-octulosonate cytidylyltransferase — MIWNNWLIVIPARLSSTRLPEKPLADLCGKPLVVRVYERLKPLADMGADVVVATDSERVMDACRQHQVPSVMTDAAHQSGTDRCAEVARKRPRAFIMNVQGDEPFVNTKDLETLARLMSERGAGMGTMMHKNSRRADYDNPNCVKLVVNDAHQALYFSRSPLPYYRAPQTFTYFWQHLGVYAFSSETLQKFCGLPQHALELAESLEQLRALGHNIPIVVSVADHPAIGIDTPEDLEAARARFSPPS; from the coding sequence ATGATCTGGAACAATTGGCTTATCGTAATCCCAGCCCGTCTCAGCTCGACCCGTCTTCCCGAAAAGCCTCTGGCCGACCTCTGTGGCAAACCCCTGGTCGTGCGCGTTTATGAACGCCTGAAACCGTTGGCCGACATGGGTGCGGATGTCGTCGTCGCCACCGACAGCGAAAGGGTCATGGACGCCTGCCGCCAGCATCAGGTCCCAAGCGTGATGACCGACGCTGCTCATCAAAGCGGCACCGATCGTTGTGCGGAAGTGGCCCGGAAACGGCCCAGGGCCTTTATCATGAATGTTCAAGGGGACGAGCCTTTTGTGAACACCAAGGACCTGGAGACCCTGGCCCGCCTGATGAGCGAGCGCGGCGCGGGCATGGGGACCATGATGCATAAGAATAGTCGGCGCGCGGATTATGACAATCCCAACTGTGTCAAGCTCGTGGTGAATGACGCGCATCAGGCTTTGTACTTTTCCCGATCGCCTCTTCCCTATTACAGAGCACCACAAACTTTCACATATTTCTGGCAGCACCTCGGGGTTTACGCGTTTTCTTCAGAGACTCTGCAGAAGTTCTGTGGACTTCCCCAGCATGCTTTGGAGTTGGCGGAAAGTCTGGAGCAACTGCGCGCACTCGGGCACAATATTCCCATTGTCGTCAGTGTTGCCGACCATCCCGCGATCGGGATCGATACACCCGAAGATTTAGAGGCTGCCCGTGCTCGCTTTTCGCCCCCTTCGTAA
- a CDS encoding PAS domain-containing hybrid sensor histidine kinase/response regulator: MDSKEGQVKFSATGFVEFEESDLPPLLGQSGRAGARLNAKEQYLAVNKDFSQLMQTIGPVFHGSTLADLWEPYTLSRIQSGLIKSVHAGPQMVRSCALRSDPLRRLFDILFVSESEDTILQLLFSAVDAAEPQDTQDELRRLRAVIDLAPVLISIKDRHGIIRLTNRMFGILNGPEPEEYVNRSVFELFPPEIAAQLWKNDLAVISSGQMVEAEETVMHRDGSEHIYLTYKYPLLKKDGEVLEVCAISTDITARKYYEGKALEAMRKAEEANRVKSDFLAHMSHEIRTPLTVIRGYADIMARKTEADAGMMRPWISSVMRASKQLELIVNDILDLSKVEAGITEIAKSPVDLRLVLQELQQSFVLKALEKNLNLVVEVRDSVPALIKTDALRLRQVLDNLVSNALKFTEEGSVAITVETAAQSEQLLHIWVRDTGIGLSEDEQKKLFQPFVQADDSITRKYGGTGLGLVLARRLAQLLGGDVRIHRSAPQCGTDMLVIIATDDAREDASLIPAVVFSGGGLDPDQRLRGRSLLVVEDAPDIRELLRYFLLQHGAHVETASSGQDALACMKRRAFDGVLMDLQMPILDGMQTMKALRASGFEGVVMAVTAHALQGEREKCLQAGFDEFVTKPLQMPEVIEIIGNIIASKKAGLIPINSCHEP; the protein is encoded by the coding sequence GTGGACTCTAAAGAAGGTCAGGTAAAATTTTCTGCCACAGGTTTTGTGGAATTCGAAGAGTCGGATCTGCCGCCGCTTTTGGGACAGTCCGGACGGGCGGGCGCGCGTCTGAACGCAAAAGAGCAATATCTGGCGGTGAACAAGGATTTTTCCCAGCTCATGCAGACGATAGGTCCAGTGTTCCATGGCTCGACGCTGGCGGATTTATGGGAACCCTATACCTTGTCTCGTATCCAATCCGGCTTGATAAAATCTGTGCACGCGGGTCCGCAGATGGTTCGCTCGTGCGCCTTGCGGAGCGATCCTCTGCGAAGACTGTTTGATATCCTCTTTGTCAGCGAATCCGAGGATACGATACTCCAGCTCCTTTTTTCTGCGGTAGACGCGGCCGAGCCCCAGGACACCCAGGATGAACTCCGGCGTCTCCGTGCGGTCATAGATCTGGCTCCCGTTTTGATTTCCATCAAGGATCGCCACGGCATTATCCGCTTGACCAATCGCATGTTTGGGATTTTGAACGGGCCGGAGCCCGAAGAGTATGTGAATCGAAGCGTCTTTGAACTTTTTCCTCCCGAGATTGCCGCGCAGCTTTGGAAAAATGATCTGGCTGTCATTTCCAGCGGGCAGATGGTCGAGGCCGAGGAGACTGTCATGCATAGGGATGGCAGCGAGCACATCTATCTTACCTATAAATATCCGCTTTTGAAGAAAGACGGTGAGGTCCTCGAAGTCTGCGCGATTTCCACCGATATCACGGCGCGCAAATACTATGAAGGGAAGGCCCTCGAAGCCATGCGCAAGGCCGAGGAGGCGAATCGGGTGAAGTCGGATTTCCTGGCTCATATGAGCCATGAGATTCGCACGCCGCTGACGGTGATTCGCGGCTATGCGGATATCATGGCTCGTAAAACGGAAGCCGACGCCGGGATGATGCGGCCATGGATCAGCAGCGTCATGCGCGCCAGCAAGCAGCTGGAACTGATCGTCAATGATATCCTCGATCTGTCCAAGGTGGAGGCCGGCATCACCGAGATTGCCAAGAGTCCTGTGGATTTACGCCTGGTTCTTCAGGAATTGCAGCAGAGTTTTGTGCTGAAGGCTTTGGAAAAGAATCTGAACCTCGTGGTCGAGGTTCGGGATTCGGTGCCGGCCTTGATCAAGACGGATGCGCTGCGACTCAGGCAGGTGCTGGATAACCTTGTCAGCAACGCTCTGAAATTCACTGAAGAGGGTTCGGTCGCCATTACGGTGGAAACCGCAGCGCAATCTGAGCAGCTCCTTCATATTTGGGTCCGGGATACCGGGATAGGTCTGAGTGAAGACGAGCAGAAAAAACTGTTTCAGCCCTTTGTTCAGGCCGATGATTCGATCACCAGAAAATACGGCGGCACCGGCCTCGGTCTTGTCCTGGCTCGCCGACTGGCGCAGCTTTTAGGTGGTGATGTCAGAATCCATCGAAGCGCGCCCCAGTGCGGTACCGATATGCTGGTCATCATCGCGACCGATGATGCGCGAGAGGATGCGTCCTTGATTCCGGCCGTAGTTTTTTCAGGAGGCGGCTTGGATCCTGATCAAAGGCTGCGGGGCCGCAGTCTTTTGGTTGTGGAGGATGCACCCGATATACGTGAGCTTTTGCGCTACTTCCTTCTGCAGCATGGGGCTCATGTGGAAACGGCCTCGTCAGGTCAGGACGCGCTGGCCTGCATGAAACGGAGGGCCTTTGATGGGGTGCTGATGGACCTGCAGATGCCCATACTGGATGGCATGCAGACCATGAAGGCTCTGCGGGCCTCCGGTTTCGAAGGGGTCGTCATGGCTGTTACAGCCCATGCTTTGCAGGGAGAGCGGGAAAAATGTCTGCAGGCAGGCTTCGACGAGTTCGTGACCAAGCCGCTGCAGATGCCGGAAGTTATAGAAATTATTGGGAATATTATAGCATCCAAAAAGGCTGGCCTGATTCCTATCAATTCATGTCACGAGCCGTAA
- a CDS encoding glycosyltransferase family 9 protein: MARNILLIQLRQLGDILLTTPCFREIKRAWPDAHITFLSHPMGRLIVDENPYLARHLTYDPNGGWRQELQLIKELRAARYDLVLDFMYNPRSALYARASGSPRRLAFPSRRAVFFTEIIPQAGFIDYIVREKFLYLKHLGIQPQEQRLDLPWSEKHTGPLLKFLQETPDFSQAPFRVAISPTHRRDERQWPMERYAAIADRLHLEWGASIVWLWGPGEEEFVRRVMSFCKQPTHLAPKTSFRELAALIANCDVFIGNSNGPSHVTVAVDTPSLQIHGPTYAATWCPMSERHQAVQAHAGTAEGRGPITAVTEAEVWQSLEKMQPLFRKTAESRQQNGVRMSWSPLLFSK; this comes from the coding sequence ATGGCCCGGAATATCCTCCTCATCCAGCTTCGTCAACTTGGCGATATTTTGCTGACCACACCCTGCTTCCGCGAAATCAAACGCGCCTGGCCTGATGCCCACATCACTTTTCTTTCGCATCCCATGGGTCGACTCATCGTCGATGAAAATCCTTATCTCGCGCGGCATCTGACCTATGACCCGAATGGTGGCTGGCGGCAGGAGCTGCAGCTGATCAAAGAGCTGCGCGCGGCCCGCTATGACCTCGTCCTGGATTTCATGTATAACCCGCGATCGGCGCTTTACGCCCGGGCCAGCGGCTCGCCCCGGCGGCTGGCATTTCCTTCGCGGCGTGCGGTTTTTTTCACCGAAATCATTCCGCAGGCCGGTTTTATTGATTACATCGTGCGCGAGAAATTCCTTTATCTGAAGCATCTCGGCATTCAGCCCCAGGAGCAGCGCCTTGATCTTCCCTGGAGTGAAAAACACACCGGCCCTCTTCTGAAATTCCTGCAGGAGACCCCTGACTTTTCCCAGGCGCCTTTCCGCGTGGCGATCAGTCCCACGCACAGGCGCGACGAACGGCAGTGGCCGATGGAACGTTACGCGGCGATTGCCGATCGCCTGCATCTGGAATGGGGCGCTTCGATCGTCTGGCTTTGGGGACCGGGTGAAGAAGAATTTGTGCGGCGGGTGATGTCCTTTTGCAAGCAGCCCACGCACCTCGCTCCGAAAACCAGTTTCCGCGAACTGGCCGCGCTGATTGCCAACTGTGATGTCTTTATCGGGAATTCCAACGGACCCAGCCACGTCACCGTTGCTGTTGATACGCCGTCTTTACAGATTCATGGTCCGACCTACGCTGCGACCTGGTGCCCCATGAGCGAACGCCATCAGGCCGTGCAGGCCCATGCGGGCACAGCGGAAGGCCGGGGGCCGATCACCGCCGTTACGGAGGCCGAGGTCTGGCAGAGTTTGGAAAAGATGCAGCCACTCTTCAGGAAAACAGCCGAGTCAAGGCAACAAAACGGTGTTAGGATGAGCTGGTCCCCCCTCCTTTTCTCAAAGTAG